GCTCATTTGATGAACCCATTGGTCTACTCCTATGGCACCCCCACTCACGGTTACCCAATCAGATTGAATAATCATTTTTTTTAATTCCAAGCTCATCCAATGAAGGCTCTTCTCAGTGGGATTTCTTGAACCAACAACCGTGACCTTGTAAGAATCCTTCCAACAAGGAGAACCCATATAGCTAAAGATCAAAGGGGGGTCTGTTAAAAAATAAAACTCGGGGGGATAGTCCTCATCACCATAAACAACATACTGACAAGGAACTTTACTTTCTAATAAATCATTGAATTCACTCTTAGAAAAGATATCATTAAGAATTTCCGCGTTCAAAATATTTATAATTTCCTTTGTTTGTTGAAAACTCCTTCTTGGGTTCTGTTTTAAAAATTCAAGAAATTCATTTTGAAAGATAAAATATTTTTTTTGACGTCCTAAACAGAAAAGTAAAGCAGATAATTCATTCATGAACTTTGAGACTTCAATTATGAAACCGGCTTCTTCTTTGTCTTTTTTTATAATGGCGATCAATTCTTGTTCGAGAAACGAACTCCAGATAAGATCGGAACTAATGCATTCTCAATATCATTTTTCAACTGGAGCTTCTTCTGGCCCAAACTCATTATCTGGATTTGCATTTGGATTTGCATTTGGAATATTTTCATTTGAAATGACCTCCTCACCAGACAAAGAACTACTTGCAGCGACTGAATCTTCCAATAGATTTGAACCAACAAAGTCCTTAACAAAAACCTGTTGATAAATTTTTAGTACATAACCTACAGAATAGTTTTCTGTGGAATCTACTATAAGTATTTTTCCAATTTTTTCCTGGTTTTCAGTAATAAAAGAATTATTATTCCGCGAATTTGTATTAGCGAATATAGGTACTATCTTGCCCGTAGTATATCCAGATTGAGCTCCTTGATTTAAAACGACAAAAGAGCTCTGCCCGACAAGTTTATTGTCATTTAAATTGCCAAATATTTTCCCTTGGGATGCAGAGGTTTCTTCGCCGTCCTTATCGATGAAATCTTTCATGTCTCCAGCCATAAGCAAGGATCCCTTTGAAACAAAAGTCCTAGCTTTTTTTACGATCGCTCGGTATATACCAAGTTCTGAATTGACTACATTTAAAACTTCAACTTCCCCTTCTATTTCATATAAAAAAATTTTTCCTAAACCTTGATTGGCATCACTCATTTGTTTAGGTTTTCTTAAAACCGTAAATTTCTTAGTCTCTGCATTGTCTAGCTTTACATAAACATTTTGATAAACGGAGGCACCCTTTTTTCCAACTTCCATTTCAGCTACCGTTCCCATTGAAACTATTGGCTCTTCACTTAAAACAAATTCCAAATTCACAACAGGTTTCTTTTCTGCGATAACCCTTTCGCTTAACTCGATTGATTTTTCAGAACTAAAATACTTTTCTGGAAAATCAGGAAATGACTTGGGAATTTTATTTGCCGATAAACCTTCTTTTCGATCCGCTGGCGACTCCTCTGACCGAGTCATTTTTGTCGATGACTTCTCTGGTTCTGGATCTGAATTTTCTTCGCTTTTCTCTTCTTTCTCTGCAATAGCTAATGAAGGAACTTCCCCCTTGGAGCCAGGGAAAAACAGAATCTTCATTTTGGGATCGATCTCGTGTGGATTAAAAATAGTTTGTTTATTAAGTGCCCATAGCTTTGGCCAAAAAAATGGATCGCCAAAAAGAGTTTTTGAAATGTCCCATAACGTGTCGCCTTTTTGTACCAAATATGTCTCTGATTTTCTTTTTCCTACGACTTTTTCCCAGCTCTCAAGTGGCATCGTGGTCTTATTATAGTCTTCATAAATTTTGTGAAATTTTTCTTCCAAATTCACATTCGGGTCAGAACCAGAAGAACGAGGCGTTTCAGATAACTGAGGTACTTTCAAATTTTCTGGTATAACTGGCGCCGTCAGCTCTTTAGGAGGTGTTGTTACCACTGCCGGCGACATGAGCTCGTTAACAGGAACCTCGATACTCACAGGCTCCTTGGCGGGTAAGGCTTCTGAGGGTTTAGATACGTTTTCTAAATCTAAGGAGAGTTCCTCTTCCGCCTTAAGTGTTAAAGCTATAATTAATATAAAAATTATTTTTTTCATTATTTATTAATTAACTTCATTTCCATCTCTGCCCTATAATATTCAGGAGACAGCGGGTATTTCTTTCTAACTTCCGTAAACACTTCCGTAGCCTGCTCGGCCAAATTCATTTTTTTATAAGCCATTGCCTTGCCAAACTTAGCAGCAACTACCTTATTACTTAGAGGGTAGCTGGTGATTATTCTCTGGAAATGTTTTAAAGAATCTGTATATTTTTTTTCTTCTAAAGCTAATTTTCCAGCAAGGTATATAGCATTATCCAGATAAGAGCTCAGAGGGAATTTTTTAATAAAGGAATTAAGCCTGATATTTAAGACTTTATATTTTCCGGCTTGATAATCAGAAATTATTTCTGAATAAAACTGAATATCCGTCTTAGAATCTTTTACTCCTTCAAGCTCTTTTATAAGATCATTATAATTGCTTTGCGCTATATTTGTTTGCTTAGCCGCGAATAAAGGAGTTGAGATGCATAAAAATAAAGCAATATATGTTTTAATTTTCATTTATAACCTCCATAAAATTATGACACATATTCTTTTTTTTCAGCAAGTAAAGTTATCCACAAAAAATGTTATAAACTATATCTTCTAGACCTTAGACTATAGTTATTTCAAGGGTTTCACCTCTTTGCTGAGTATTTCATCATTTCCTTTAACCCTTACAAAGTGCCTTTTTTTTAAGATCCGAAAAGCAAAAATTATTCATATAATTTCATTTTTTATCTACTTTTAAACATGGACCATATTTTGATTAACTATCTAGAATGCCAATAATTTTATTAATTTTATTAATTTTTAGCCACCATCTTAATTTTAATCTGAATAAATACTTTACAAATTTTTCGAAAATTGCAAACTTACAATGTAATGAAACAATAAG
The DNA window shown above is from Deltaproteobacteria bacterium and carries:
- a CDS encoding DNA-protecting protein DprA, with protein sequence MNELSALLFCLGRQKKYFIFQNEFLEFLKQNPRRSFQQTKEIINILNAEILNDIFSKSEFNDLLESKVPCQYVVYGDEDYPPEFYFLTDPPLIFSYMGSPCWKDSYKVTVVGSRNPTEKSLHWMSLELKKMIIQSDWVTVSGGAIGVDQWVHQMSINSRKKTIAILPSGLGDMYPLSIKKIAAIIIENGGCLISEFYPFEEMRKFHFKYRNRLIAALNQICLVIEAKEKSGSLITGNFILEMGKKLFVLPGHPLDSNFKGSHDLIKLGGIVITCYQDFYDFI
- a CDS encoding LysM peptidoglycan-binding domain-containing protein → MKKIIFILIIALTLKAEEELSLDLENVSKPSEALPAKEPVSIEVPVNELMSPAVVTTPPKELTAPVIPENLKVPQLSETPRSSGSDPNVNLEEKFHKIYEDYNKTTMPLESWEKVVGKRKSETYLVQKGDTLWDISKTLFGDPFFWPKLWALNKQTIFNPHEIDPKMKILFFPGSKGEVPSLAIAEKEEKSEENSDPEPEKSSTKMTRSEESPADRKEGLSANKIPKSFPDFPEKYFSSEKSIELSERVIAEKKPVVNLEFVLSEEPIVSMGTVAEMEVGKKGASVYQNVYVKLDNAETKKFTVLRKPKQMSDANQGLGKIFLYEIEGEVEVLNVVNSELGIYRAIVKKARTFVSKGSLLMAGDMKDFIDKDGEETSASQGKIFGNLNDNKLVGQSSFVVLNQGAQSGYTTGKIVPIFANTNSRNNNSFITENQEKIGKILIVDSTENYSVGYVLKIYQQVFVKDFVGSNLLEDSVAASSSLSGEEVISNENIPNANPNANPDNEFGPEEAPVEK
- a CDS encoding tetratricopeptide repeat protein, producing MKIKTYIALFLCISTPLFAAKQTNIAQSNYNDLIKELEGVKDSKTDIQFYSEIISDYQAGKYKVLNIRLNSFIKKFPLSSYLDNAIYLAGKLALEEKKYTDSLKHFQRIITSYPLSNKVVAAKFGKAMAYKKMNLAEQATEVFTEVRKKYPLSPEYYRAEMEMKLINK